A window of Mucilaginibacter paludis DSM 18603 contains these coding sequences:
- a CDS encoding efflux RND transporter periplasmic adaptor subunit — protein MYKKLHLILGLGAFLFLQAACSSAPPADDAAVQSTPIVTVAKPVTHSFRNSVTFNATTQYQQKSVIRAGLTGYLHHRGWKTGDRVKAGEVFCTITSKEQEALKNIDQTGILEKFRAPIKVIAGSSGIITAVNFQNGDYVSEGDVVANLVQTSSLVLLVSVPVEYLNRVKAGSTCVILMPDGKQVNSRLQSGLPTADPAVQTQSFIVNLGANNLPEGANLKVMVPLSSAEQGMAVPVDAVQTDETQEHFWVFKLGKDNRAYKVEVKAGKISPDSLQEIQSSQLGVNDQVIVSGAYGLTDSSKVAPQPPKGGVSSSTP, from the coding sequence ATGTATAAAAAATTACACCTTATTTTGGGTTTAGGGGCTTTTTTGTTCTTGCAGGCGGCTTGTAGCAGTGCGCCACCGGCAGATGATGCCGCTGTACAAAGTACGCCAATAGTTACTGTTGCTAAACCTGTTACCCACAGCTTTAGAAACAGCGTTACTTTTAACGCCACCACGCAGTATCAACAAAAATCGGTAATCAGGGCGGGTTTAACCGGGTACCTGCATCACCGTGGATGGAAAACCGGCGATCGCGTTAAAGCTGGCGAGGTATTCTGTACCATTACCAGCAAAGAGCAGGAAGCGCTTAAAAATATCGACCAAACCGGCATCCTCGAGAAATTTCGCGCGCCTATTAAAGTGATTGCAGGCTCATCGGGCATCATTACTGCCGTAAACTTTCAAAATGGGGACTATGTGAGCGAAGGCGATGTGGTAGCCAACCTGGTGCAAACCTCATCCCTGGTGTTATTGGTTAGTGTGCCGGTAGAATATTTAAACCGGGTAAAAGCAGGGTCCACTTGTGTGATCTTGATGCCCGATGGCAAACAGGTTAATTCACGCCTGCAAAGTGGCTTGCCCACCGCCGATCCTGCTGTGCAAACCCAATCGTTTATTGTTAACCTGGGCGCCAATAATTTGCCGGAAGGGGCTAACCTGAAAGTTATGGTTCCGTTATCAAGCGCGGAGCAGGGTATGGCCGTACCGGTTGATGCTGTACAAACCGACGAAACGCAGGAACATTTTTGGGTGTTTAAATTAGGCAAGGATAACCGGGCCTATAAGGTTGAAGTTAAGGCGGGTAAAATTTCGCCCGACTCGCTGCAAGAAATTCAGAGCAGCCAGCTCGGCGTAAACGATCAGGTTATTGTTAGCGGCGCTTACGGCCTTACCGATTCGAGCAAGGTGGCCCCCCAGCCCCCTAAAGGGGGAGTTTCTTCTTCTACTCCCTAA
- the argH gene encoding argininosuccinate lyase, whose protein sequence is MSKLWQKTTNVNQLVENFTVGRDREFDEQMAAFDVLGSLAHTQMLESVGLLEKADLDVIQQELKKIYADIQGGNFKIEAEVEDIHSQVELLLTRRIGEAGKKIHSGRSRNDQVLVDLKLYFRHELQEVVESVQTLFNLLISLSEKHKDVLLPGYTHLQIAMPSSFGLWFGAYAESLIDDLEMVLAAYHITNKNPLGSAAGYGSSFPLNRTLTTQLLGFEDLNYNVVYAQMGRGKTERVIAQALSSIAATLAKMAMDQCLYLSQNFAFVSYPENLTTGSSIMPHKKNPDVWEIMRGRCNRLQALPGDVAMMTTNLPSGYHRELQLLKELIFPAFADIKNCLHMATFMLEHIEVKNNILDDAKYAYLFSVEEVNRLVLGGMPFRDAYKHVGLAIEQGEFKPDRNIHHTHEGSIGNLGNAQISDAMQKLVAQFPFEKVSKAVEELVAPPKPSPVGRA, encoded by the coding sequence ATGAGCAAGTTATGGCAAAAAACCACCAACGTTAATCAATTAGTAGAGAACTTTACCGTTGGCCGCGACCGTGAATTTGACGAGCAGATGGCCGCTTTTGATGTGCTGGGCTCGCTGGCACATACCCAGATGCTGGAAAGCGTTGGGCTGCTTGAAAAGGCCGACCTGGACGTGATACAACAGGAATTGAAAAAAATTTATGCCGATATACAGGGCGGCAATTTTAAAATTGAGGCTGAGGTTGAAGATATTCACTCGCAGGTAGAACTGCTGCTTACCCGCCGTATCGGCGAAGCCGGCAAAAAAATACACAGCGGCCGCTCCCGTAACGACCAGGTGCTGGTTGATCTGAAACTTTACTTCCGCCATGAATTGCAGGAAGTGGTAGAATCGGTACAAACCTTATTCAATTTACTGATCAGCTTAAGCGAAAAACATAAGGATGTATTGCTCCCCGGTTATACACACTTGCAGATCGCTATGCCATCTTCGTTTGGCTTATGGTTTGGCGCTTATGCCGAAAGCCTGATCGACGATCTGGAAATGGTATTGGCCGCTTATCATATCACTAATAAAAACCCTTTAGGCTCGGCAGCGGGTTATGGCTCGTCGTTCCCGCTAAACAGAACCTTAACTACCCAGCTTTTGGGTTTTGAGGATTTAAACTATAATGTTGTTTACGCGCAAATGGGGCGTGGCAAAACCGAAAGGGTTATAGCCCAGGCGCTATCCAGTATAGCGGCAACGCTGGCTAAAATGGCTATGGACCAATGTTTATACCTCAGTCAGAATTTTGCTTTTGTAAGCTATCCGGAAAACCTCACCACGGGATCAAGCATTATGCCGCACAAAAAAAACCCCGATGTTTGGGAAATTATGCGCGGGCGTTGCAACCGACTGCAGGCCCTGCCCGGCGATGTAGCCATGATGACCACCAACCTACCATCCGGCTATCACCGTGAACTGCAATTGTTAAAGGAACTTATTTTCCCGGCTTTTGCCGATATAAAAAACTGCCTGCACATGGCCACCTTTATGCTGGAACATATAGAGGTAAAAAACAATATATTAGATGATGCCAAATACGCTTATCTTTTTAGTGTTGAAGAGGTGAACCGGTTGGTATTGGGCGGAATGCCTTTCAGGGATGCTTACAAACATGTTGGCCTGGCTATTGAACAAGGAGAGTTTAAGCCCGACAGAAACATACACCATACGCACGAAGGCAGTATCGGCAATTTGGGCAACGCCCAGATCAGCGATGCTATGCAGAAGCTGGTTGCCCAGTTTCCGTTTGAGAAGGTGAGTAAAGCGGTGGAGGAATTGGTAGCCCCACCCAAACCCTCCCCGGTAGGGAGGGCTTAA
- a CDS encoding YwbE family protein: MNGQNRADIYPGLLVDIILKKDQRSGKRTRGVVANLLTSAAYHSRGIKVRLEDGQVGRVAEIIEED; this comes from the coding sequence ATGAACGGACAGAACAGAGCAGACATATACCCCGGTTTACTGGTGGATATCATTTTAAAAAAAGATCAGCGTAGCGGTAAAAGAACGCGTGGCGTGGTAGCTAACCTGTTAACCAGCGCAGCATACCACTCTCGGGGTATCAAAGTACGGTTGGAAGACGGGCAGGTAGGCCGCGTTGCCGAAATTATTGAGGAAGATTAA
- a CDS encoding TolC family protein, translating to MRLTFTLTLFISILNFSAPAYGQQLDLEYFVASGLKNDPGLKQNVNQQQIYSLQSQLINAQNKSPQVNFTSDYLFSPFFGSDGKVISITPNPSANAFGYDAALTNGGTYATQLNVSIPLLNKKTVSALQDQNNNLAAINTNTKAQLEHDLRKNITDLYILVYQAQQQEEYLQMVVSQIKERKATVEALVKRGLLQQSDYLLLEIEQNGRETDLSMARIAEVNAYGALKNAAVVSDTAIITLKEPLINLQPNPDTYYFREKFKLDSLNLAIQQNVFNTKYTPTLTFSGNGGMLASDVNNIPHNVGLQAALHLNIPIYDGRQRKINESQSKIAQQGIVYARDNFTIQQKNYLQNIQKQISLFNQNMVLINQLIAKQDLLLKLDKEKLQSGQLSIIEYIKSIQDYVAAKQNLTAAKVQVLLLANQYNYYNW from the coding sequence ATGAGATTAACTTTTACTTTAACGTTGTTTATCAGTATTTTAAATTTTTCAGCACCTGCTTATGGTCAGCAGCTTGACCTCGAATATTTTGTTGCCAGCGGATTGAAAAACGATCCCGGTTTAAAGCAAAACGTTAATCAGCAGCAAATTTACAGTCTGCAATCGCAGCTGATTAACGCGCAAAATAAATCGCCCCAGGTAAATTTTACATCCGATTATTTGTTTTCACCCTTTTTTGGCAGTGATGGTAAGGTGATTAGTATTACGCCCAACCCATCGGCCAATGCCTTTGGTTATGATGCTGCGCTTACTAATGGCGGTACTTATGCCACCCAGTTAAATGTAAGCATCCCGCTACTTAATAAAAAAACAGTGAGCGCTTTGCAAGATCAGAATAATAACCTGGCCGCTATTAACACCAACACCAAGGCGCAGTTGGAGCACGATCTGCGTAAAAACATAACCGACCTTTATATCCTGGTTTACCAGGCCCAGCAGCAAGAAGAGTACCTGCAAATGGTAGTTAGCCAAATTAAAGAACGTAAGGCCACAGTAGAAGCCCTGGTAAAACGCGGCTTACTGCAACAAAGCGACTACCTGCTGCTTGAGATTGAGCAAAACGGCCGTGAAACTGATTTAAGCATGGCCCGGATAGCCGAGGTAAATGCCTACGGAGCCTTAAAAAATGCTGCCGTAGTTAGCGATACCGCGATTATTACACTCAAAGAACCGCTTATTAATTTACAACCTAACCCGGATACTTACTATTTCAGGGAGAAATTTAAGCTCGATAGCCTCAACCTGGCCATCCAGCAAAATGTGTTTAATACCAAATACACGCCTACGCTAACCTTCTCTGGCAACGGCGGTATGCTGGCATCTGATGTGAATAATATTCCGCATAATGTGGGCCTGCAGGCTGCATTGCATTTAAACATTCCGATATATGATGGGCGGCAACGGAAAATTAACGAGAGCCAAAGTAAAATTGCGCAGCAGGGCATTGTTTACGCGCGGGATAATTTTACCATTCAACAAAAAAATTACCTGCAGAATATCCAAAAGCAAATCAGCCTGTTTAACCAGAACATGGTTTTAATTAACCAGTTAATAGCCAAACAGGATTTATTGCTGAAGCTGGATAAAGAGAAATTACAAAGCGGGCAGCTTTCTATTATAGAATATATCAAATCCATTCAGGATTATGTGGCGGCTAAACAAAATTTAACGGCTGCAAAGGTTCAAGTACTGCTGCTGGCCAATCAATACAATTATTATAACTGGTAA
- a CDS encoding IS630 family transposase (programmed frameshift), translating to MVRYTIKLTKEEVGELYSIINKGSHSSQTFRTAYILLNCDEGEYAEKITNEQISKVLKVGMRTIDRVKKKFIEEGFEGVLDRRPTSRVYETKSDGDVEAKLVALCCSEPPEGFAKWSLRLLADKMVELEYVESISHVTVRSVLKKNELKPWKVKGWVIPPEKSSEFVANMERVLDVYKKPYDEEFPVVCMDESPKQLIEEGQPSQAMKPGQEARVDYEYIRHGVVNIFMANEPLRGKRFVEITAFKTKKDWALFVKRIADEWYPTAKKITLVMDNFKTHSASAFYETFEPAEAKRLWDRFEFVYTPKHGSWLNMAEIELHVLNGQCLNRHISTMLKINEEVAAWQHNRNNKNSKINWQFENKDARIKLKRLYPSLHD from the exons ATGGTACGTTATACGATAAAACTTACAAAAGAGGAGGTTGGAGAGTTATACTCGATAATCAACAAGGGCTCCCATAGTTCTCAAACATTCCGGACAGCCTATATACTATTGAATTGTGATGAAGGGGAATATGCGGAGAAAATAACAAATGAACAGATCAGCAAAGTCCTGAAAGTAGGGATGCGAACGATAGACCGGGTGAAGAAAAAGTTTATTGAAGAGGGTTTTGAAGGTGTTTTAGATCGTCGCCCCACCAGCCGTGTTTATGAAACAAAATCAGATGGCGATGTAGAAGCGAAGCTGGTTGCCTTGTGTTGCAGCGAGCCGCCTGAGGGGTTTGCTAAATGGTCATTAAGGCTACTCGCCGATAAAATGGTAGAGTTGGAATATGTAGAAAGTATTTCGCATGTAACAGTAAGAAGTGTGCTTA AAAAAAACGAACTTAAGCCTTGGAAAGTAAAGGGCTGGGTAATACCACCGGAAAAAAGCAGCGAATTTGTAGCCAATATGGAACGCGTATTGGATGTATACAAAAAACCTTATGATGAGGAATTTCCGGTTGTATGTATGGATGAGTCGCCAAAACAATTGATAGAAGAAGGGCAGCCCTCTCAAGCCATGAAGCCTGGCCAGGAGGCAAGAGTAGATTACGAGTACATAAGGCATGGGGTAGTCAATATATTTATGGCCAACGAGCCTTTGAGGGGCAAGCGCTTTGTAGAAATTACGGCGTTTAAAACCAAAAAGGACTGGGCTTTATTCGTAAAAAGAATAGCAGATGAATGGTACCCGACAGCGAAAAAAATAACTTTAGTAATGGACAATTTTAAAACCCATTCGGCCTCTGCATTTTACGAGACATTTGAACCAGCCGAAGCCAAAAGGCTATGGGATAGGTTTGAGTTTGTTTATACGCCCAAGCATGGAAGCTGGCTCAATATGGCCGAGATAGAATTGCATGTATTGAATGGGCAATGCCTAAACAGGCATATTTCAACAATGCTGAAGATCAATGAAGAGGTAGCGGCATGGCAACACAACAGAAATAATAAGAACAGCAAAATTAACTGGCAGTTCGAAAATAAAGATGCGCGAATAAAACTGAAAAGACTTTATCCGTCATTACACGATTAA
- a CDS encoding DUF6886 family protein — protein MEDLRLFHVSEEAGIQTFLPRPSPSHFKHLTGDVVFAIDHFHLHNYLLPRDCPRVTFYADDEQQTDPLLKFSTAQFVVAVESAWFERILQTTLYCYELPVNNFTLLDKTAGYYVSYAEVKPIEVTVIDNLLQRLLSLDIELRFMPDIKPLAEAVAKSELNFSLIRMRNAGK, from the coding sequence ATGGAAGATTTGAGGCTATTCCACGTAAGCGAAGAAGCTGGTATCCAAACGTTTCTTCCCCGGCCCTCTCCTTCTCACTTTAAACATCTCACGGGCGATGTGGTGTTTGCTATCGATCACTTCCACCTGCACAACTACCTGCTGCCGAGGGATTGCCCCCGGGTAACTTTTTACGCTGATGATGAGCAGCAAACCGATCCCCTTTTAAAGTTCAGCACAGCCCAATTTGTTGTGGCGGTAGAGTCGGCCTGGTTTGAACGCATCCTGCAAACCACCTTGTATTGTTATGAACTGCCTGTAAATAACTTTACATTGCTGGATAAAACGGCAGGCTACTATGTGAGTTATGCCGAAGTTAAGCCAATAGAAGTAACCGTTATTGATAATTTATTGCAGCGCTTATTAAGCCTGGATATTGAATTGAGGTTTATGCCCGATATTAAGCCCCTGGCCGAAGCAGTTGCCAAATCTGAGCTCAATTTTTCGTTGATCAGGATGCGGAATGCGGGTAAGTGA
- a CDS encoding IS110 family transposase, with product METYNVVLGVDVSKKTLDISCAERLLHIKIDYQGKGFAQFTSWCKTNGIDLSKTLVIMESTGGYEHRFRQFCESVGLAYKVVSGLEIKNAVGIKRGKNDKDDSFRIGQYGEDRIKRIKPSNPLNYIYLKVKHLLAFRKRLIREAAGYQASVGERKHMYDPDKQDVIIDISTKKMSGNEAYIKQVETELIALLKADGSIWFNYQILLSIKGIGRVNAWMTIAYTENFTLFSDPRKYGVYAGVIPFGNRSGTSLKGKDRVSHIANKEIKSELNQAAKTAIQWDKEIKEYAERKLKNKNYVLVLNNVKFKLILRMFSLVKRGEMYVENYKRSA from the coding sequence ATGGAAACTTACAATGTTGTATTAGGTGTTGATGTATCCAAGAAGACACTCGACATCAGCTGTGCAGAACGTCTGCTGCACATTAAGATCGACTATCAAGGTAAAGGGTTTGCCCAGTTTACGTCCTGGTGCAAAACAAACGGGATTGATTTAAGCAAGACCCTGGTCATTATGGAAAGTACCGGGGGCTATGAACATCGGTTCAGGCAATTTTGTGAATCAGTGGGTTTAGCTTATAAAGTAGTTTCAGGGCTGGAGATCAAAAACGCTGTTGGAATCAAAAGAGGGAAGAATGACAAGGATGATTCTTTTCGTATCGGTCAATATGGCGAGGATAGGATTAAAAGAATAAAGCCATCTAATCCATTGAACTACATATATTTAAAGGTAAAGCATTTGCTTGCATTCCGAAAGAGGTTAATCAGGGAGGCTGCCGGATACCAGGCATCTGTTGGCGAGCGCAAGCATATGTATGATCCTGACAAACAGGATGTGATCATTGATATTTCAACAAAAAAGATGTCCGGCAATGAAGCATATATCAAGCAGGTAGAAACAGAGCTGATCGCCTTGCTCAAGGCAGACGGATCAATTTGGTTTAACTACCAGATCCTGCTTAGCATTAAGGGGATCGGTCGGGTGAATGCGTGGATGACGATTGCTTATACAGAGAACTTTACGCTCTTCTCAGATCCGAGGAAATATGGCGTTTACGCGGGAGTCATTCCTTTTGGTAACCGATCAGGGACAAGTCTTAAAGGAAAGGACAGGGTAAGTCATATTGCCAATAAGGAAATCAAATCAGAATTGAATCAAGCTGCTAAAACAGCAATTCAATGGGACAAGGAGATCAAAGAATATGCAGAACGAAAACTTAAAAATAAGAATTATGTACTGGTACTAAACAACGTCAAGTTCAAGTTAATTCTGCGTATGTTCTCCCTGGTTAAAAGAGGTGAAATGTATGTGGAAAACTATAAAAGATCAGCTTAA
- a CDS encoding IS110 family transposase → MKQGTQLDFSGQTIFVGIDVHKKSWKVSLRSTHMELKTFSQEPSPKALSGHLQQNYPSADYRLVYEAGFCGFGYQRQFSELGMSCIVVNPADVPLTDKEKQRKSDTVDCRKLSKTLSEGALKGIFVPGIEQQDDRGIIRVYQQMIKDQTRYKNRIKGWLNFQDQSVTVDTDKYWSNHYICLLKALCLPSSARINLDILLQGYQQTRIMVLTATREVRALSRQPRYQQIIKLIRTIPGIGEITALLFVTEIGDIERFDSLDALCGYVGAGAGYA, encoded by the coding sequence ATGAAACAAGGTACACAATTAGATTTTAGCGGACAAACTATTTTTGTTGGCATAGATGTACACAAGAAGTCCTGGAAGGTCAGCCTTCGCAGCACCCATATGGAGCTAAAGACGTTTTCCCAGGAACCTTCACCTAAGGCCTTAAGCGGGCATCTACAACAGAACTATCCTTCGGCCGATTACAGGCTCGTTTACGAAGCCGGTTTTTGCGGCTTTGGCTATCAGCGACAGTTTAGTGAGCTGGGGATGTCCTGCATCGTCGTAAATCCTGCCGATGTCCCGCTGACAGACAAGGAAAAGCAGCGCAAATCAGATACGGTCGATTGCCGGAAACTCAGTAAAACATTAAGTGAAGGAGCCCTGAAAGGTATCTTCGTGCCTGGCATCGAGCAACAGGATGACCGCGGTATTATCCGTGTTTACCAGCAAATGATCAAAGATCAGACACGCTATAAGAACCGAATAAAAGGATGGCTTAACTTCCAGGACCAGTCGGTGACGGTAGACACCGATAAATACTGGTCGAATCATTATATCTGCCTGCTCAAGGCCCTTTGCTTGCCTTCATCAGCACGGATCAACCTGGATATTCTGCTACAGGGATACCAGCAGACCCGTATCATGGTACTCACAGCCACCAGGGAAGTCAGAGCCCTATCCAGGCAGCCACGTTATCAACAAATTATAAAACTGATCCGGACCATCCCCGGTATAGGCGAGATTACCGCCTTATTATTTGTCACAGAGATCGGCGACATTGAACGCTTTGATTCCCTGGATGCCTTGTGTGGATATGTGGGGGCTGGTGCCGGATATGCATAG
- a CDS encoding DUF1345 domain-containing protein → MTQKEPKIDSLIRFDTQYRLLIALGVTAIVFFVIQGHVSVPALIILSWLTCASVIILMDWLIILSSNPREMRKIARMKDSSRFSILGFVIAASCVSLFSVLFLLKSSKGEQHGSVNHHIMLAIGSVVISWWMLHTVFTMSYAHLYYTSTPDPDDDQNEVIGGLQFPDEKTPDYLDFVYFAFVIGMTFQVSDVEVSSRSIRRLVLVHGLISFAFNTAIVALSINVVSGIA, encoded by the coding sequence ATGACACAAAAAGAACCCAAAATAGATTCGCTGATCCGTTTCGATACGCAGTACCGTTTGCTGATTGCTTTAGGAGTTACAGCGATTGTGTTTTTTGTGATCCAGGGCCACGTTTCGGTTCCGGCATTAATCATCCTGTCGTGGTTAACCTGTGCCTCGGTTATCATTTTGATGGACTGGCTGATTATTCTTTCTTCTAATCCGCGCGAGATGCGTAAAATAGCCCGGATGAAGGATTCCAGCAGGTTCAGCATCCTCGGATTTGTTATCGCAGCTTCTTGCGTGAGCTTGTTTTCGGTACTGTTCCTGCTGAAATCAAGCAAGGGGGAACAGCATGGTAGCGTTAACCATCATATTATGCTGGCCATAGGCTCTGTAGTTATCTCCTGGTGGATGCTGCATACCGTATTTACCATGAGCTACGCGCATTTGTATTATACCAGCACTCCCGACCCGGATGATGACCAAAATGAAGTAATAGGCGGCTTACAGTTCCCGGACGAAAAGACTCCTGATTACCTGGACTTTGTATATTTCGCTTTTGTGATCGGGATGACATTCCAGGTATCTGATGTGGAGGTATCGTCGCGCTCCATACGCAGGTTAGTACTTGTGCATGGCCTCATTTCCTTTGCGTTTAACACGGCCATTGTGGCTTTAAGCATCAACGTGGTTTCGGGAATAGCATAA
- a CDS encoding M20 family metallo-hydrolase: MTNTDTLFNEAVQLLQQLISTPSFSREENQTADIINGFLTARGVETHRKLNNIWAYNQYFDADKPTILLNSHHDTVKPNSGYTRDPYEAKIEDGKLYGLGSNDAGGSLVSLISTFLYFYNRQNLKYNLCLATTAEEEISGSNGLELIIPELGQLDFGIVGEPTQMQLAIAERGLMVLDCTAHGRAGHAAREEGDNAIYKAMKDIEWFRTYRFPKESELFGPIKMSVTIINAGSQHNVVPASCTFTVDVRVTDAYRNEEVLEMIQQQVDCEVKARSIRLKPSSIDRNHPIVQSGIALGRTTYGSPTTSDQSLLDIPSVKVGPGDSARSHTADEFIYVDEIKEGIELYVKMIEGIV; encoded by the coding sequence ATGACCAACACAGACACCTTGTTTAACGAAGCCGTTCAACTGCTTCAGCAATTGATATCCACCCCCTCTTTCAGTCGCGAAGAAAATCAAACCGCTGATATTATCAATGGTTTTTTAACCGCCCGCGGTGTTGAAACCCATCGTAAGCTCAACAATATCTGGGCTTACAATCAATATTTTGATGCTGATAAACCAACCATATTGCTTAACTCACATCACGATACAGTTAAACCCAATTCGGGCTATACCCGCGACCCTTATGAAGCTAAAATAGAAGACGGTAAACTATACGGGCTGGGCAGCAACGATGCCGGGGGTAGCCTGGTATCGCTTATTTCAACCTTCCTTTACTTTTACAACCGCCAAAATTTAAAATATAACCTGTGCCTGGCTACCACCGCCGAGGAAGAAATATCAGGCAGCAACGGACTGGAACTGATTATCCCCGAACTGGGCCAACTTGATTTTGGCATTGTGGGCGAGCCTACCCAAATGCAACTGGCTATTGCCGAACGTGGCCTGATGGTTTTAGACTGTACCGCCCATGGCCGCGCCGGGCACGCCGCCCGCGAGGAAGGCGACAATGCTATTTATAAAGCCATGAAAGATATTGAATGGTTCCGCACCTACAGGTTCCCTAAAGAGTCGGAGTTGTTTGGCCCCATTAAGATGTCGGTTACTATTATCAACGCCGGGTCGCAGCATAACGTGGTTCCGGCCAGTTGCACCTTTACGGTAGATGTCCGGGTTACCGATGCTTACCGTAATGAAGAAGTGCTCGAGATGATTCAGCAACAGGTAGATTGCGAAGTAAAAGCGCGCTCCATCCGCCTGAAACCATCCTCAATAGACAGGAACCATCCTATCGTACAATCGGGCATCGCCCTGGGCAGAACCACCTACGGCTCCCCTACTACTTCAGATCAATCCCTGTTGGATATCCCGTCAGTAAAAGTTGGCCCCGGCGATTCGGCCCGGTCGCATACGGCGGATGAGTTTATTTATGTGGATGAGATTAAAGAAGGGATTGAGTTGTATGTGAAGATGATTGAAGGGATTGTTTAG